A window of Gammaproteobacteria bacterium contains these coding sequences:
- a CDS encoding arylesterase translates to MKPVSEMRPFLCAVFIPALLCSACSRTPQITPLSDDAVIVAFGDSLTQGIGADDEHAYPELLQKRIGVTVVNEGISGEITAAGLARLPGVLAAHNPDLVILLHGGNDILRKLPRGETRENLQSMIDQIRDSGADVVLIGVPEFNFFTDTAPIYRELAEANALPAQLEILARLERKPRYKSDGVHLNNDGYAKLAGAIHELIADAGAL, encoded by the coding sequence GTGAAACCGGTCTCCGAGATGAGGCCCTTTCTCTGTGCGGTATTCATCCCGGCCCTGCTGTGCAGCGCGTGCAGCCGAACGCCGCAAATCACGCCACTGTCCGACGACGCGGTCATCGTGGCATTCGGCGACAGCCTGACGCAGGGGATCGGCGCCGACGACGAACACGCCTACCCCGAACTCCTTCAGAAAAGGATCGGGGTTACCGTGGTCAACGAAGGGATCTCGGGAGAGATTACCGCCGCAGGGCTGGCAAGGTTACCAGGCGTGCTCGCCGCCCACAATCCCGATCTCGTCATCCTGCTGCATGGCGGGAACGACATACTGCGTAAACTACCCCGCGGCGAAACACGCGAAAACCTGCAGTCGATGATCGATCAGATTCGGGACAGTGGTGCGGACGTCGTACTGATCGGGGTTCCCGAGTTCAATTTCTTCACGGATACCGCCCCGATCTACCGTGAGCTGGCGGAAGCCAACGCGCTACCCGCGCAACTCGAGATCCTCGCACGGCTCGAAAGAAAACCGCGGTACAAATCCGACGGCGTTCATCTCAACAATGACGGTTACGCCAAGCTGGCCGGCGCGATCCACGAATTGATAGCGGACGCCGGAGCGCTCTGA